A genomic segment from Equus asinus isolate D_3611 breed Donkey chromosome 23, EquAss-T2T_v2, whole genome shotgun sequence encodes:
- the LOC123280157 gene encoding laforin-like — MTRRGGSRRRRGRGRHPSASKAACGSRRTASQPHSPLKRPGQVHNGRRRPGRESGPGTARLGVRRRGTATEPRPGGRREPPAQGPRGARSGSNRRAGSAPTLRDVYPRGHGAANTRSMDNGEEQGPRAADSTRTRYRPIHTTLSEGRSAPPRPSREAVWAPPPRSRMRVSGADCRNGRAEPLREEGYFLRPSHLSTQSPPCSD; from the exons ATGACTCGGCGAGGCGGCTCACGGCGTCGGCGGGGGCGTGGCCGACATCCTTCCGCCAGCAAGGCGGCGTGCGGGTCCCGCAGGACGGCGTCACAGCCGCACTCGCCCCTCAAGCGCCCGGGCCAAGTGCACAACGGCAGGCGGCGTCCAGGGCGGGAGAGCGGCCCGGGCACCGCGCGGCTCGGCGTGCGCAGGCGCGGAACGGCCACCGAACCCCGCCCAGGCGGCCGTCGCGAGCCGCCCGCGCAGGGCCCCAGAGGCGCCCGTTCCGGGTCTAACCGCCGCGCCGGAAGTGCGCCCACCCTGCGGGACGTGTATCCCCGCGGACACGGGGCTGCGAACACCCGCAGCATGGACAACGGGGAAGAGCAGGGACCCCGAGCGGCGGACAGCACACGCACCCGTTACCGCCCTATTCACACAACCCTCTCTGAGGGCCGctctgccccgccccgccccagccgCGAGGCTGTTTGGGCCCCGCCCCCGCGCTCGCGCATGCGCGTCTCCGGAGCGGACTGCCGCAACGGACGCGCGGAGCCATTGCGGGAAGAGG GTTACTTCTTAAGACCCTCACATCTAAGCACCCAGAGCCCCCCGTGCTCGGACTGA
- the NUTM2F gene encoding NUT family member 2F, with product MASEGASPVLGPDVTMNPGASMSPFSALPFSPPTPGPPHQPSWQQHPLPLITPSFPPGSPLVLPTFPRTPLVATNGHSPGGTGACNVIVQVRLEGRPAEPPQTQNFVLTQASLNWSAPGALCGNAAYSATLFLAASVVETTVPALAVGGTQAGKASWSPGLPPRAPPPAAQLASTTPPVNTGPHPHGASREGGLATSACKASLDDSCTPKSVYENFRRWQRFKSLARRHHPQSPDTEALSCFLIPVLRSLARLKPAMTLEEGLWRAVQEWQHKSNFDRMIFYEMAGKFMEFEAEEEMQIQKLQWMKGARGPPPPAPPRPDPQGPPAPEVGLQPACTPRKAGPRVQPARPQPHRPQRRPESGAPKEIPPEAVREYVDIMEGMLGLARPATRELDGGRKEDRNEPQQEGGGVYPDLGLLSYVDKLCSQEDFVTKVEAVIHPRFLAELLSPEPQLDPLALAEELEQEEGLTTEQLVQKRLLALKEEEGVQRPPSHSAPPLDSSPSESEAGPDAHDHDPQLGVSDQAYPPETDCEDPQRPGQADTDLPRPQALALSPGRQESPPLGAARPPSPPQAPRLTSPTLGSRDAPVLREASPARETHKPVDGSSEDEDDLPSLAFLLASQHSLLPWRLSQSPAPASGLLCPGGQGAQGAPQAPSPQSTGLSPAPPAAAESWKRPVCAGPAPAEKMPLPGAKLRVPGRSALALGLVRPSQPQKRRCDPCVTGRRRKRHCSQ from the exons ATGGCTTCAGAAGGAG CATCTCCAGTGCTGGGACCAGATGTGACCATGAACCCTGGTGCCTCCATGTCTCCGTTCTCGGCACTGCCCTTTTCTCCACCCACTCCCGGCCCCCCACACCAACCATCCTGGCAGCAGCACCCGCTGCCCCTCATCACCCCGTCATTCCCTCCTGGCAGCCCCCTGGTGCTGCCAACTTTCCCCAGGACACCTTTGGTGGCTACCAATGGCCATAGCCCAGGTGGGACTGGGGCTTGCAATGTCATTGTGCAAGTCAGGTTAGAAGGGAGGCCAGCAGAGCCCCCCCAGACTCAGAACTTTGTCCTTACTCAGGCCTCCCTCAACTGGAGTGCTCCAGGGGCCCTCTGTGGGAATGCTGCGTATTCTGCAACCCTATTCTTGGCAGCCTCTGTGGTGGAGACCACTGTACCCGCCCTGGCTGTTGGGGGCACCCAGGCTGGCAAGGCAAGCTGGTCTCCAGGCCTTCCTCCTCGAGCTCCGCCACCAGCTGCCCAGCTGGCCTCCACCACCCCTCCGGTGAACACTGGGCCGCATCCACATGGGGCTTCCAGGGAGGGTGGCCTGGCCACCTCTGCGTGCAAGGCCTCACTGGATGACTCCTGTACCCCCAAGAGTGTTTACGAGAACTTCCGACGCTGGCAGCGCTTCAAGTCCCTGGCCCGGAGGCACCATCCTCAGAGTCCTGACACAGAAgctctctcctgcttcctcat CCCAGTGCTCCGATCCCTGGCCCGCCTGAAGCCCGCCATGACGCTGGAGGAGGGACTGTGGCGGGCCGTGCAGGAATGGCAGCACAAGAGCAACTTCGACCGCATGATCTTCTACGAGATGGCAGGAAA GTTCATGGAGtttgaggcagaggaggagatgcAGATTCAAAAGCTGCAGTGGATGAAGGGGGCGCGGggcccacctcctccagccccaccgaGACCTGATCCTCAGGGGCCGCCTGCCCCGGAGGTGGGCCTGCAGCCAG CCTGCACGCCCAGGAAGGCAGGCCCCAGGGTGCAGCCCGCCCGCCCACAGCCACACAGACCCCAGCGGCGCCCGGAGAGCGGGGCACCCAAGGAGATCCCCCCCGAGGCCGTGAGAGAGTACGTGGACATCATGGAGgggatgctggggctggcccgccCAGCCACGAGGGAGCTGGATGGAGGACGGAAAGAGGACAGAAACGAGCCCCAGCAGGAAGGGGGTGGGGTCTACCCGGACCTGGGTCTCCTGAGCTACGTTGACAAGCTGTGTTCCCAGGAAGACTTCGTCACCAAG gTGGAGGCGGTCATTCACCCCCGGTTCCTGGCAGAACTGCTTTCCCCAGAACCACAGCTGGACCCCCTGGCCCTGGCTGAGGAGTTGGAGCAGGAGGAAGGACTCACCACTGAGCAG CTGGTGCAGAAGCGACTCCTGGccttgaaggaggaggagggcgtGCAGAGACCCCCAAGTCACAGCGCACCCCCACTGGACTCAAGTCCTTCTGAGTCTGAGGCCGGCCCAGATGCACATGACCACGACCCCCAGTTAGGGGTCAGCGACCAAGCCTACCCGCCAGAGACTGATTGCGAGGACCCTCAAAGGCCTGGCCAGGCAGACACCGACCTGCCCAGGCCCCAAGCCTTGGCTCTCTCTCCAGGACGTCAGGAGTCCCCTCCACTCGGGGCTGCACGGCCCCCTTCTCCCCCACAGGCTCCGAGGCTCACTTCCCCTACACTGGGATCCAGGGACGCCCCCGTTCTCAGAGAGGCCTCTCCTGCCAGGGAGACGCACAAGCCAGTGGACGGGTCCAGTGAGGACGAGGATGACCTGCCCAGCCTCGCCTTCCTCTTGGCCTCTCAGCACAGCCTGCTTCCCTGGCGCCTCTCCCAGAGTCCAGCCCCTGCCTCGGGCCTTCTCTGCCCTGGAGGTCAGGGGGCGCAGGGAGCCCCCCAGGCCCCGTCCCCTCAGAGCACGGGCCTCAGCCCAGCTCCTCCTGCAGCAGCCGAGTCCTGGAAGCGCCCTGTGTGTGCAGGCCCAGCCCCTGCCGAGAAGATGCCCCTCCCAGGGGCCAAGCTCAGGGtccctgggaggtcagccttggCTCTGGGGCTGGTGCGCCCCTCACAGCCACAGAAGAGAAGGTGTGACCCGTGTGtcacaggcaggaggaggaagcggCATTGCAGCCAGTAG